Sequence from the Zeugodacus cucurbitae isolate PBARC_wt_2022May chromosome 5, idZeuCucr1.2, whole genome shotgun sequence genome:
CAGGGGAGttactattcatcatgacacccggaccggtagtcgtaagctgcttgagtcttgatactttcttgcgtaaacttctgaacatgaccccCTCCCCATCTCCAGTCATCACCAGCattaacaaaaccaaaaatattaacctcgcaatccaacgcagaatcgctcttaccaactAAGGACtggactgagtggacatttaaatgttaaagtcctctctcgatgaaccataaccaaactctacaagtcccttatcatccacgttctgctttatggtgccgAATGAtcgacgatatcaacatccgatgagacggcactaggagttttcgagaaaaaggttttgtggaagatttatggatctttgaacattggcaaaaactgacatagttcagcgaataaaaagacagtgactacgttagctaggtcatgttgttcgaatggacgaaatgccttcagcttggaaagtgttcgatgaagTACCCGCTGATAGAATCAGAGGAACAGTAAGCCCTCAATTCCGTTGGAATAGCCAGGTAAAAAGTGACCTGCTTTCTATtagtatttccaattggcgccaaacagcaaaaaggagagatGACTAGCGtgctcaaatattatatatatatatatatatatatatatatatatatggcgcCAAACAAaaaggatatatatatatatatatatatgtttatgtaaataagatcaggttggccagatcttcttttgaaagggcatgcggatatattacgtctttgaaagatcttaagattttatatttaatacttgtttcgtttatttaggataaataatgaatttattgatttgttattttaatattatggtttattcatctaggaaagagagcacctttaatttgtaatactattttaaattaattttttgcctttggaaaaataattaactACCATAAACTTCACGTCTCTCCCTtggccgatgtatttaccctggggtcgaaaaagtaataaaatatgtattaagtgacttgTCCTAACGTGAGAAGATAAATtaaagggacaaaaatcataatataaaggtttcatgaaaaaaatccaaagtttttctttggcaGTATTCTccatgcaattgaaacctcttatcgtagaatcaaaATCCACCGGAATATTAGGTTTATGAGATctggggaaagttatgacccgagttTACTAGTTTTTGGCATAGACGCACAATTATCCATATGCATTGATGTCTTCAttttcgatatttggggccttgaaaagtaatAAACTGATTTTTAAATGAGTGAAGCCACACTAGAGGTGTTTAAGTATTATGGTGATATCTTCAATGGCTCttgatgtatacatatattgcaaagtgaacgaatctgatggaaatcaaaattgtgttttgtatatgaaagtaggcgtggtatcATTCAATTACTGTCATTTTCGTAGTGTGAATGAAATGtgttcagaaagtttggtttatatagttttgatAGTTTGGTAGATACATACAaacgaggccacgcccacttttctttaaaaaatatccgAAGATGTCCCTCTTGATGTGATCCTCTATGCAAAATTTTCACTATATAGCTTTTAGTGGAAGTGGCAATGATCCGTAACTGAAatagcaaccttcttatggtgctaaGCTGTAAAAAGTGAACTCAGCTCATTCGTCATCCTAAATAAATGTCCCATTAATGCTAATCACTGCGTTTGCATATTGGGTGTATTAAGTAGCAATAAGAAATAAGtgaagttgcgtatacgccatggttaTCCATTTCTCAGAAGTAACAAAAAGcagcaataataaatttattaatttaccattttattggaaaatgttttttacataaaaaattcaataatcattcCTTGGCCATACAATGCTTTCAATAAAGTCCAAGTGATCAAACACTTTACCTATCCAATAGGGTTTACGATCGTAAGATTTTTTTCCAACAAGTCCAAACAACTTATATATGGGGAATTCTGTCTCTTCTACATATATCGGCTCGCCAGAGGAAACACTACCATGTTTTAAGTTCCGTACACATACCTCAGTTGAAGTGTACTTTTTTCCACATTCTGTATCCGCCACAATCTGAAGTTCTGAGTATCTATTTTTCAAGActgaaaaaagtataaaaagaaatagaaaGAGATGACAATCAAGTAGCAAACTCATTACTCTTTGGATTCAATTGGGATGTGTATAAGCACACTGGATACAGGTCGTGAGCGTAATCCACATCACTGTCTAATTCAATCAAACCAATATTGTGAAGGGAAGCTGTTTCAGATGAGTAGTCGGGATGTCTGTGAATTGCCTGAATAGATGTATTGAGTTTAacgataatttaattttacttaaagtcttaaaattataattacctTAATTCCTTTTGGACCTGAAGAGAAGGataattttacttctataaatGTGTCCGGTAAGAAGCAATCTGATAAAGTTAAAACAAAACGTTTGTCAATCAAAGCGCCATTGcaaaaattacgattttttttagGGGTATAAAGCCAAAAGTAGTAGATGGGAGTGCCAGTAATATACGTTAATCCAATCGATCGTAAATCCTTTCTTATTTTCTCGCACGCTAGAAAGAATTATAAGCATATTTGTTAAACACTGAGAACCTGAGAAATAATGCGGAACTTGCCATGCTCTGCTGGACGATTTTTGGGTGTGGCGAATTTTGAGCTGTaagaatattgtaataaaaccattaaataacaagtaaggaaaggctaagttcgggtgcaaccgaacattttatgttctcgcaatttattgatatagttttattaatataacaaacaatttgactctcatattcggcatatatatggtataaagtccattgaaagtcggaaaaccctaatattaggtatatgggagatagatgaagttaagaaccgatttcactaatttttggcacggagacatattattagaagaaacatatttcttctgaatttgtaaaaaatatctgagagatttacctatattttcggtaaaaaaaattttagaagctctgaggtccCCATATTCGATAGATAAGGTCTTGGAAACTTattgaccgatttcgacgatttttagaagggcgatgccactctttaaatgcagtatagTATATTGtacagtaaacgattcagatcgatttcaaagttctgatatatggaAAGTCGatgtggttgttaaccgatttgacctattttcacaacatatcattggaaagctaggaagatattattaaccgaatttcattgaaattggtcgagtaatatggagatatggtttttgacccataagtgggcggaaccacgcccatttaaaattgtttattccattttgagtgcaacacttgtgtaccatctttataatgaaattttaggtTTCTAAGGGTTTTCCtagctgaattaaagcatttctagtagttttcaaaaaacctttgtaagggaggtgggcgtggttataatccgatttcccccatttttggactctataaggtagtacctaaaagaaacgactctagaaagtttccttgatctagctttagtagtttgcgagatatgtacaaaaaacttagtagggggctggGCCACGACcagttccccaaaaaaattacatccacatatgccgcttcatagtgtgatccaaattttacttaaatatcttaatttatggcttagttctaGCTCTTTATATgctttcggttattgccattttgtgggcgtggtagtggttcGATTACgctcatcttcgaacttaaccttcttatggtgccaagaaatatatcttccaagtttcatcaagatatctcaatttttactcaagttaaagattgcacggacggacagacggacatccggatttgaactttatatctaactcgttagttttatgacttacaaacttTGTTGCTGGCAACAACAAGGAATAATGCTTAAATAGAGTAAGATAGTTGATTAGGTAGCTTTTAATTGAAAGCTCGTCCGAGCCATTTGGACTCAGCTTTCTTAAAGTACCTATAAATTATCTTAATTATCCACTAAAGTATTCTACAACTCTCCTCTAATGGTTGATGAGTTTTAAGTTTAAAGTTAGTTATCTTcagaattaattaaaagtacTCATTATTCACCTTTTTCTCGGCTGGTTGCTTAACTCATTTACGGTTTGATTCAACAATGGAACTTTCCCCGATATACtgaaattttcataaagaacgaattttagaaaaataatttgtcATTATTAAGTTTAAGGTAAAATAGAATCCACCTTTGTGTTTGCTGGCTACtcattttagatattttctCATTCCAGTGTTCATCTATTGCTTTTATCTCCGCAGACATActgaaaatgttcaaaaaatagtttagtagcagaattaaaaaaaaaatttgcgatATTTATGTAATCTATTACTCACCGTTGATTTAACATTTCCTCTGTTGCTTTGGCCTCCGCTGTCACTCTAAAAATTtcgggaaaaaatatattttagtaaaatttatagCAATATATGTAGATGATATTCGAGTTTGAAGTAAACTATTACTCACCGTTGATTTAACATTTCCTCTGTTGCTTTGGCCTCCGCTGTCACtctaaaaatttcgtgaaaaataatattttagtaaaatttatagCAATATAGATGATATTCAAGTTTGAAGAGAAATATTACTCACCGTTGATTTAACCTTTCCGCTGTTGCTTTGGCCTCCGCTGTCACTCTAAAAATTTcgggaaaaatatatattttagtaaaatttatagCAATAATAGATGATATTCAAgtttaaaggaaaatattactcACCCTTGATTTAACCTTTCCGCTGTTGCTTTGGCCTCCGCTGTcactctaaaaatttaatttcgggaaaaaatatattttagtaaaatttatagCAATATAGATGATATTCAAgtttaaaggaaaatattactcACCGTTGATTTAATCTTTCTTCTGTTGCTTTGGCCTCCGCTGTCACTCTAAAAATTTcgggaaaaatatattttagtaaaatttatagCAATAATAGATGATATTTAAGTTTGAAGTAAACTATTACTCACCGTTGTTTTAATCTTTCTTCTGTTGCTTTGGCCTCCGCTGTcactctaaaaatttaatttcgggaaaaaatatattttagtaaaatttatagCAATAATAGATGATATTCAAgtttaaaggaaaatattactcACCTTTGATTTAACCTTTCCTGTGTTGCTTTGGCCTCCGCTGTCACTCTAAAAATTTcgggaaaaatatatattttagtaaattttatagCAATATAGATGACATTCAAGTTTGAAGAGAAATATTACTCACTGTTGATTACATTTTTCCTCTGTTGCTTTAGCTTGGTCAGAAATTCTGAAACAAACCGAAAGAAATACATTTCAGAATGAGATCTTGTAAAAAGAGTTGctgatatttaaattaaaagttaaatattattcatatttaatcCTACCTTTTCGCCATTGCTTTTATTTCCTCAGAcattctgaaaattaaaaaataaaaacaaatttagttgaagttgaagctttttttatttctgggttCATTTACCTTTCCAGCGCACTTGCTATAAGATGTTGCGTTTTTTCGATTTGTTTACTCAAAGTTAGGTAATTGTCTATTTCCTTACCGGCGTCTACATATATAGTTATGGACCCATCATCAAGGTAGGGGTCGGGGTCAGCCTCTTTTGCGTGCGTTGCTTGCAGTAGCGCGAAGAGAAGTCCAAGAAATATCAGTTTATTTTccatattacaaaataatttcaattggcTGTCAATACGAAatgttttaagaatttttaatatgtagatATTATGATTCTTCTTGAATTTGTTATGTCCAGTGTGTGAATATTCTTTTAGAAAttgatacatttaaaatatggcTATAAAAAGTGCATACTTTTATTTCGGGAGTGAGATTTCTGAACTCTAAGCACTATTTTATACCAAGGTGGCCTATTAAGCCTGGACTTCACAACACTGCGGCGTTCTCAAGAAGAAACTTTTATGGAgatcaaattaaatgacttgtattcttcataattttatttgttccaATTCACTTACTTAATAACACGCGATCCGTTTTGATACAGCGCAGAAATAAAACTGATTTCGTCTCTGAAGCTTTTTATCAGTTATTGGGCGCGATTTTGTCAAATATTGTAAATAGAATGATTCTACTGTTGAGAGAAACGCAAAAGAGTACTGAATTAGAAACAGTGGAGGGACACCACTTAtttgaaaagcttaaaatttcAATCCAGTTCACGAATGCTAAGAATGCAGATAGAAACATTGATGTTCTTTACGCTGTTTCTCACGCAACATGTTgctcagatatgtatgtatacatatatgtttacgtATCCACTCTTACTCAGTTTTGTTGATAGGTTGAAATTTTGAACTGAAGAATGTGTGAAAGGAcgaaataagtgaaatatttaaaagaaactgCTTCCAAGAGAAGGACTGAAGAGAAGTTGAAAGCGAGTCTCTCtccaaacaaatgtttttctcaTATGTGTGTTCTCCAGTCATTAAGGCAGAATGTGACAGTGATGACATATTTTGCGACATCGTTGTTTTtgctctaaatttacatataaaattccccgttTAAGAGTGTCCGCTTAAGTGtttttcccgcttaaatgcctgtaatatttaagcaacaaaaaatgtttgcaaatttcctcttttaagtgccttttaatattttaaacattgaaATGCGCTACGcatgtcaaaaggaaaacatatacatagttttgtaatgatttttttttaatttttattgatattagtaagtatttttgttattaataagaaataaatgtgactttcattctaaatgaaaaaaatattagatcgaattATTTCAGAAAAAGCTTCGTAAGTatctcgaggcacttaagcgggattcatttaagtgcctttcccgcttaagtgtctccaAAGTATTGCATGTTATGAAGGCGCACTTAAGCGGAgattactgtatatacatatataatatacattagctaagtaaatatatacCGACCAACGAATGAGCAGTATGATTGGAGGAAATATGCTAATCCATTTATAGTGTATGTTGCGTATTTACCAAACAGATTGTTGCTCCAGCAAATTTGGCTAGTCTCCCATCTACGAGCAGGCATGGGCGGAGCCTTAGCATGTGTTACAAGAGCGTAAGTGATCGCACATGCACGGGTTGTCATTCTCGTGAGCAAATGGAGCgccatgtatatgtatatcataatgACTTTTTTAAAATACAGCGTTATTCTACTGTAGATTAAATGCCACTcaacattattaaatattttttaaagctcgCTTGATTGAGGGCTTGCTCTTTGtacatttatacacatacacatctgAGTTACTGTTCTACTCACATTAATCGTGACGACACGAGacgaaatatttataagcacTTCAGATGCTGTGTGTACCCATGCTAATCTCCTCAGTATCGATGACGTCCGTACTATTGGCATGTGTCTGTTTAATGCTTCTGCCTTATCTTTATATTTTACTTCAACtttggatatatgtacattttactttattattatatacagcGATATGCTATAATGAAAAACaacgatatatttatatagttatttatattttctatagttATTTCACCGAAACATTTGTTTCAGCTTAACATGACTCATTAGGTGTTTTAGAGTTAGCTAGTGCTAATTAGCCAAGCTTCTCCGGGAAAAACGTttcttaacaaaaaaacaaaaaatagcagAACATAGCGTCAGCTGATCGCATGAGAGCAGCTAGCTCTGCTGCTGAAATAAAACAGCAATGGAGTACACCAAAAGTAAGCAAGCAGCGACCATTCATTGCGTTGGTGCACATACACcaagtaattattttattcaaatatgttATCAGCGCATTCAGTTTTGCGCGTTTTGAGTTATTTATAACTCCTGCAAAAAATGCATGAACAAGCACTATAAGGTCAACTGCGACTTCGATGATAACGGTGaataatactatatatgtatgtatgtatttcagaaGAATTGTAGTGATTGTTGTGCTCCttgactttattattttttataaatccatAATGAAAGTTCATTGCCACCTTCGCCGACTTGAATATGCAGCCGACCAGTTGGAAATAGATTACGTTCTCTAAAATAATGTGAATTATTAAACATAGAAATGCGCAAGCACGGTGTTGTTCTCAATGCCACATAACAGTAAATAAGGATCAATGAAGCCTCTAAAGCAAAATCTGTACCAAATTGGTGAATCTAATTGCATTATCTATTAAATgtcataatttattaattatttaatatgcgATATACATTTATAGAATCGGAATAAGAGATCCCTTCAGAATACTTTAACCCTTTAAGAGATTTGACACAGTAATCTTATACTTGTTCGATGTTTACTCTACTTAATATATTTAGATATTCTCAGGTTATACTAGCTTTGGATGAATAAGTAGCCAATATTAAGATTCTGAAACTATATTAGTTCCAACAAGATCGTAAACGAAAAGTACTATAAAGTAAAAGTGAGAGATAAGATGGAGTAATGCATCAAAGCAGtgtcaattaaaatttgcaagTATCCAGTTGAAGGCTccacattttcttgacactctttACAAGTTTAGAATTAGGTTGTctgtttatatttcatttgagtATTCAAAGTCAAAACTACATTTTTACGGTTTAAGCTCTAGACCACAGAAAACAACGATTTTCGAAATTCGGAATCAGAAGAAACTGCTT
This genomic interval carries:
- the LOC105214613 gene encoding serine protease Hayan isoform X3, whose translation is MENKLIFLGLLFALLQATHAKEADPDPYLDDGSITIYVDAGKEIDNYLTLSKQIEKTQHLIASALERMSEEIKAMAKRISDQAKATEEKCNQQVTAEAKATEERLNQRVTAEAKATAERLNQGVTAEAKATAERLNQRVTAEAKATEEMLNQRVTAEAKATEEMLNQRMSAEIKAIDEHWNEKISKMSSQQTQSISGKVPLLNQTVNELSNQPRKSSKFATPKNRPAEHACEKIRKDLRSIGLTYITGTPIYYFWLYTPKKNRNFCNGALIDKRFVLTLSDCFLPDTFIEVKLSFSSGPKGIKAIHRHPDYSSETASLHNIGLIELDSDVDYAHDLYPVCLYTSQLNPKILKNRYSELQIVADTECGKKYTSTEVCVRNLKHGSVSSGEPIYVEETEFPIYKLFGLVGKKSYDRKPYWIGKVFDHLDFIESIVWPRNDY
- the LOC105214613 gene encoding serine protease Hayan isoform X4, whose product is MYQFLKEYSHTGHNKFKKNHNIYILKILKTFRIDSQLKLFCNMENKLIFLGLLFALLQATHAKEADPDPYLDDGSITIYVDAGKEIDNYLTLSKQIEKTQHLIASALERMSEEIKAMAKRISDQAKATEEKCNQQVTAEAKATEERLNQRVTAEAKATEEMLNQRMSAEIKAIDEHWNEKISKMSSQQTQSISGKVPLLNQTVNELSNQPRKSSKFATPKNRPAEHACEKIRKDLRSIGLTYITGTPIYYFWLYTPKKNRNFCNGALIDKRFVLTLSDCFLPDTFIEVKLSFSSGPKGIKAIHRHPDYSSETASLHNIGLIELDSDVDYAHDLYPVCLYTSQLNPKILKNRYSELQIVADTECGKKYTSTEVCVRNLKHGSVSSGEPIYVEETEFPIYKLFGLVGKKSYDRKPYWIGKVFDHLDFIESIVWPRNDY
- the LOC105214613 gene encoding serine protease Hayan isoform X2, producing the protein MYQFLKEYSHTGHNKFKKNHNIYILKILKTFRIDSQLKLFCNMENKLIFLGLLFALLQATHAKEADPDPYLDDGSITIYVDAGKEIDNYLTLSKQIEKTQHLIASALERMSEEIKAMAKRISDQAKATEEKCNQQVTAEAKATEERLNQRVTAEAKATAERLNQGVTAEAKATEEMLNQRMSAEIKAIDEHWNEKISKMSSQQTQSISGKVPLLNQTVNELSNQPRKSSKFATPKNRPAEHACEKIRKDLRSIGLTYITGTPIYYFWLYTPKKNRNFCNGALIDKRFVLTLSDCFLPDTFIEVKLSFSSGPKGIKAIHRHPDYSSETASLHNIGLIELDSDVDYAHDLYPVCLYTSQLNPKILKNRYSELQIVADTECGKKYTSTEVCVRNLKHGSVSSGEPIYVEETEFPIYKLFGLVGKKSYDRKPYWIGKVFDHLDFIESIVWPRNDY
- the LOC105214613 gene encoding serine protease Hayan isoform X1 translates to MYQFLKEYSHTGHNKFKKNHNIYILKILKTFRIDSQLKLFCNMENKLIFLGLLFALLQATHAKEADPDPYLDDGSITIYVDAGKEIDNYLTLSKQIEKTQHLIASALERMSEEIKAMAKRISDQAKATEEKCNQQVTAEAKATEERLNQRVTAEAKATAERLNQGVTAEAKATAERLNQRVTAEAKATEEMLNQRMSAEIKAIDEHWNEKISKMSSQQTQSISGKVPLLNQTVNELSNQPRKSSKFATPKNRPAEHACEKIRKDLRSIGLTYITGTPIYYFWLYTPKKNRNFCNGALIDKRFVLTLSDCFLPDTFIEVKLSFSSGPKGIKAIHRHPDYSSETASLHNIGLIELDSDVDYAHDLYPVCLYTSQLNPKILKNRYSELQIVADTECGKKYTSTEVCVRNLKHGSVSSGEPIYVEETEFPIYKLFGLVGKKSYDRKPYWIGKVFDHLDFIESIVWPRNDY